A single region of the Paraburkholderia megapolitana genome encodes:
- a CDS encoding prolyl oligopeptidase family serine peptidase, with amino-acid sequence MTNSLPTTTWPSTDAADPYIGLEKLDDPTVDSWVRAQTARTMETFGHTPNADIRTRRLFEAMTAQDRIVTCLRYGDWGYNYWTDEAHPLFFVRRTPWDAWIEGVPEWETVLDVNALDLNNRDGDETRWVLAGFDLIYPTFDRALVSLAPGGSDSIIVREFDVEARAFVDNGFALPDPGYHRVGWIDRNTIYVSWDDSAVSAVPAVTVAGYPRQVRKWTRGMRVSDAPIVFECEPDDLSAEAFFDPIHRRHSAYRSASFYDVVYFWLDEKTDEWREFDVPRDATLFGWNDWLLVTLRTDWDVDAATYRSGSLLAIRRDAFLDGSRCFVVLFAPADEKVLSGAHYTKHWLIVAHKSESVTRVTLWRPLAAADGTWEARDYPLPDGCEASVTAIDHTRDDTVLIYTNHFLTPPSLHLADLASDTPWRLLAQLPARFDASGFVALRRHAVAADGVRIPYWVIGRETDLQGDPRPCVLYGYGGFEIPLDTPGYIDTLGFSWLEPGGVYVIACIRGGGEYGPAWHRAAQREKRQVAFDDFIAVAEALIDSGVTTPTQLAIQGGSNGGLLTAVCMIQRPELFGAVVSEVPVLDMARFHLLLQGASWVEEYGDPDNADDRRMLMDYSPYHNVKPDTHYPPVLFTSSSTDDRVHPAHARKMVAKMQALGHADVWYLEHRDGGHGAGVEPETMARAVATTFEFLRAKIGAALQPVRP; translated from the coding sequence ATGACCAACTCGCTCCCCACTACTACCTGGCCGTCGACCGACGCTGCAGACCCGTATATCGGTCTGGAAAAACTCGACGATCCCACCGTCGATTCATGGGTACGTGCGCAAACGGCCCGCACCATGGAAACGTTCGGTCATACGCCCAACGCCGACATTCGCACCAGGCGGCTTTTCGAAGCCATGACGGCCCAGGACCGCATCGTTACCTGTTTGCGTTATGGCGACTGGGGCTACAACTACTGGACCGACGAAGCACACCCGCTCTTCTTTGTACGCCGCACGCCCTGGGACGCCTGGATTGAAGGCGTGCCTGAATGGGAAACCGTGCTGGACGTCAATGCACTCGATCTGAACAACCGGGACGGCGACGAAACACGCTGGGTTCTGGCCGGCTTCGATCTGATCTATCCCACCTTCGATCGCGCGCTGGTCTCTCTTGCACCGGGAGGTTCCGATTCGATCATCGTGCGGGAGTTCGACGTCGAAGCACGCGCTTTTGTCGACAACGGTTTTGCACTACCTGATCCAGGTTACCACCGCGTCGGGTGGATCGATCGAAATACGATCTACGTGAGCTGGGATGACAGTGCGGTGAGCGCGGTTCCGGCCGTGACGGTCGCCGGCTATCCGCGACAGGTACGCAAATGGACGCGCGGAATGCGCGTATCCGATGCGCCGATCGTATTCGAATGTGAACCTGACGACCTGTCTGCGGAGGCCTTTTTCGATCCGATTCACAGACGTCATTCCGCGTACCGCAGCGCATCGTTTTACGACGTGGTGTACTTCTGGCTCGACGAGAAGACGGACGAATGGCGGGAATTCGATGTGCCGCGCGATGCAACGCTGTTCGGGTGGAACGACTGGTTGCTCGTTACGCTGCGCACCGACTGGGACGTCGATGCGGCCACGTATCGCAGCGGCTCATTGCTCGCTATCCGGCGTGACGCATTTCTCGACGGTAGCCGCTGCTTCGTGGTGCTTTTCGCGCCTGCGGACGAAAAGGTACTTTCCGGCGCGCACTATACGAAGCATTGGCTGATCGTTGCGCACAAGAGCGAAAGCGTTACCCGTGTGACACTCTGGCGTCCACTCGCGGCCGCCGATGGCACCTGGGAGGCGCGGGACTATCCGCTGCCGGACGGGTGCGAGGCATCGGTGACAGCCATCGACCACACACGCGACGACACCGTGTTGATTTACACCAATCACTTCCTGACACCGCCGTCGCTGCATCTTGCCGATCTCGCCAGTGATACACCCTGGCGTCTGCTCGCGCAGCTTCCCGCCCGCTTCGATGCAAGTGGATTCGTCGCACTGCGCCGGCATGCCGTTGCTGCCGATGGCGTGCGGATTCCCTATTGGGTAATCGGGCGCGAGACGGATCTTCAAGGCGATCCACGGCCGTGCGTGCTCTACGGATACGGCGGATTCGAAATCCCGCTCGATACCCCCGGCTATATCGACACCCTGGGATTCTCCTGGCTCGAACCAGGTGGCGTGTACGTGATCGCCTGCATCCGGGGTGGCGGGGAATATGGACCTGCCTGGCATCGGGCCGCCCAGCGCGAGAAACGTCAGGTTGCATTCGACGATTTCATCGCCGTGGCCGAAGCATTGATCGATTCAGGTGTAACGACGCCCACGCAGCTCGCCATTCAAGGTGGAAGCAACGGTGGTCTGTTGACAGCGGTATGCATGATCCAGCGCCCGGAACTGTTCGGCGCCGTCGTCTCGGAAGTACCGGTCCTCGATATGGCGCGCTTTCACCTGCTGCTGCAGGGCGCCTCGTGGGTCGAGGAGTACGGCGATCCCGACAATGCCGACGACCGCCGGATGCTGATGGATTACTCGCCGTATCACAACGTGAAGCCAGACACGCACTATCCGCCTGTGCTGTTTACGTCGTCATCGACCGACGATCGTGTGCATCCTGCTCACGCCCGCAAGATGGTGGCGAAAATGCAGGCACTCGGGCACGCCGACGTCTGGTACCTGGAACATCGCGATGGAGGGCATGGCGCAGGTGTCGAGCCCGAAACCATGGCCCGCGCAGTAGCCACGACATTCGAGTTCCTGCGCGCGAAGATCGGAGCAGCGTTACAACCGGTTCGCCCGTAG
- a CDS encoding TetR/AcrR family transcriptional regulator, which produces MDAIFDATIQVLLADGLQRLTTIRVAERAGVSVGTLYQYFPQKQALLFAVLQRHLERVARTMEVAATSAHGASVSTMVKTVVGAFVKAKTEDLDEARALYAVAFELDSRSYVHAVGARNRVALEAMLKTASDADFADVGMTTFMLMGALLGPIRMLLEAKSPQSMMRKFHEQLESLCLGYLEREALPKRPVG; this is translated from the coding sequence GTGGACGCGATTTTCGACGCGACTATTCAGGTTTTGCTGGCCGATGGGCTGCAGCGCCTGACCACTATCCGGGTTGCCGAGCGAGCCGGTGTATCGGTGGGGACGCTCTACCAGTACTTTCCGCAAAAGCAGGCGCTGCTCTTCGCGGTGCTGCAGCGGCATCTGGAACGGGTGGCGCGAACGATGGAGGTTGCCGCTACGTCGGCACACGGCGCCTCTGTGTCGACAATGGTGAAGACGGTTGTCGGTGCGTTCGTGAAAGCAAAGACGGAGGACCTGGACGAAGCGCGTGCGCTTTATGCGGTGGCCTTCGAACTCGATTCGCGCAGCTATGTTCACGCAGTGGGGGCGCGTAACCGCGTGGCGCTGGAGGCCATGCTGAAGACCGCTTCCGATGCGGATTTTGCCGACGTGGGTATGACCACATTCATGCTGATGGGCGCATTGCTCGGACCGATCCGTATGCTGCTCGAGGCGAAGTCGCCGCAATCGATGATGCGCAAGTTTCACGAGCAACTCGAGTCGCTGTGTCTGGGGTATCTGGAGCGCGAGGCGCTTCCAAAGCGGCCGGTAGGCTAG
- a CDS encoding AraC family transcriptional regulator yields MDPLSEVLSLLETRNSYFAGLRAGGDWAFDIPAPVGIKFSAVVEGTCWLTVEDAGPPVQLHAGDCVLLARPRRYSLASDLSVTPIALADVYRVPPEGGISRYGEADDFFLIGGRFSFEDDAKLLLDDLPPLIVVRGHSEQAAILRWALQQLAQEFSTSLPGASLMVQHLAHMMLVQILRLHADSYAQGAAGWLAALADPRIAAALNAIHAEPARRWTVDDLAARCNVSRSTFALHFKRKMGFGPLDYLLRWRMQLATRKLRRSDASVSAVAQELGYDSDSAFSHAFKRIIGCSPREYRAR; encoded by the coding sequence TTGGACCCACTGTCTGAAGTCCTTTCGTTGCTGGAAACGCGCAATTCATATTTCGCCGGACTGCGGGCGGGTGGCGACTGGGCGTTCGACATTCCAGCGCCGGTGGGCATCAAGTTCAGCGCCGTCGTCGAGGGCACATGCTGGCTGACGGTCGAAGACGCCGGACCGCCTGTTCAATTGCACGCAGGGGACTGCGTCCTGCTTGCCAGGCCGCGCAGGTATTCGCTGGCGAGCGATCTATCCGTCACACCCATCGCGCTGGCCGATGTCTATCGCGTCCCGCCCGAAGGTGGCATCTCGCGCTATGGCGAAGCGGATGATTTCTTTCTGATCGGCGGCCGCTTTTCATTCGAGGATGACGCGAAACTGCTGCTTGACGATCTGCCGCCTCTCATCGTGGTGCGTGGTCATTCCGAGCAGGCGGCGATACTGCGCTGGGCACTGCAGCAACTCGCGCAGGAATTCAGCACGTCGCTACCGGGCGCTTCGCTGATGGTTCAACACCTTGCGCATATGATGCTCGTGCAGATTCTGCGGCTCCACGCCGACTCGTACGCGCAAGGCGCGGCCGGCTGGCTCGCGGCGCTCGCGGACCCGCGCATCGCGGCTGCCCTCAATGCGATCCATGCGGAGCCTGCACGGCGCTGGACCGTCGACGATCTCGCCGCCCGCTGCAACGTATCGCGCTCGACCTTCGCGCTGCACTTCAAGCGAAAGATGGGATTCGGTCCGCTCGATTACCTGCTGCGCTGGCGCATGCAACTCGCGACACGGAAGTTACGACGCTCGGACGCATCGGTTTCCGCTGTCGCGCAGGAACTCGGTTACGACTCGGATAGTGCGTTTAGCCATGCATTCAAGCGCATCATCGGGTGTTCGCCGCGCGAGTATCGTGCCAGGTGA
- a CDS encoding aldo/keto reductase — MQKRKLGNSGPEVSAIGLGCMGLSFGLGPAVERADGIALIRAAFEAGVTFFDTAECYGPFVNEELVGEAVAPFRDQVVIATKFGFEDGDPSKAVNSRPERIRAVADASLQRLRTDRIDLFYQHRVDPGVPIEDVAGTVKDLIREGKVKHFGLSEAGSQTIRRAHAIQPVAALQSEYSLWWREPEQSVLATLEELGIGFVPFSPLGKGFLTGAVSAGTEFGAGDVRHFLPRFSEDNRKANAALVDVLGDIAAGKGATRAQIALAWLLAQKPSIVPIPGTTKLPRLKENLGAATVELSVDDLAALDVALRGIEIVGERYPARFQQLVDR, encoded by the coding sequence ATGCAAAAGCGCAAACTTGGTAACAGTGGGCCCGAAGTTTCGGCTATCGGTCTTGGTTGCATGGGTCTTAGCTTCGGCTTGGGGCCCGCGGTCGAGAGAGCCGACGGTATTGCACTCATCCGTGCGGCGTTCGAGGCCGGCGTCACGTTCTTCGATACCGCCGAGTGCTACGGTCCGTTCGTCAACGAAGAACTTGTGGGCGAAGCCGTCGCGCCGTTTCGCGATCAGGTCGTGATAGCCACCAAGTTCGGGTTCGAGGATGGCGATCCCAGTAAGGCGGTCAACAGCCGGCCCGAACGCATCCGTGCGGTGGCGGACGCGTCGTTGCAACGGCTCAGGACCGATCGAATCGATCTGTTCTATCAGCATCGCGTCGATCCGGGCGTGCCGATCGAAGACGTTGCGGGAACGGTTAAAGACCTGATTCGGGAGGGCAAGGTCAAGCACTTCGGTTTGTCGGAGGCGGGCAGCCAGACAATTCGTCGCGCCCACGCGATACAGCCCGTCGCTGCGCTACAGAGCGAATACTCGTTGTGGTGGCGCGAGCCGGAGCAGTCTGTGCTGGCGACGCTCGAGGAACTTGGCATCGGCTTTGTGCCGTTCAGTCCGCTGGGTAAGGGCTTTCTCACTGGCGCAGTGAGCGCAGGCACTGAGTTCGGCGCGGGCGATGTCCGTCATTTCCTGCCGCGTTTCTCGGAAGATAATCGCAAGGCGAATGCGGCGCTCGTGGACGTGCTCGGCGACATCGCGGCCGGGAAAGGTGCAACGCGCGCGCAGATTGCACTGGCCTGGCTGCTCGCACAAAAACCGTCGATCGTACCGATACCGGGCACGACGAAATTGCCTCGGTTGAAAGAGAACCTTGGGGCTGCAACCGTGGAACTCTCGGTGGACGATCTGGCGGCGCTCGACGTCGCGTTGCGAGGCATCGAGATTGTCGGCGAGCGGTATCCAGCCCGGTTTCAGCAGCTCGTTGATCGCTAG
- a CDS encoding aldose epimerase family protein, which yields MISTAQISTETWGRLPGGDPVSLFTLRNTHGMKVAISDLGATLVSWHAPDREGRLGDILLGHDSPADYHAATTYMGALIGRWANRIAGAHFTLDGIDYALDRNEGDNCLHGGAAGFHRALWQADDEDGTLVMRLESPEGDAGFPGNVTVQVRYALDDDGALTLDYEALADAPTPLNLTSHPYFNLTGQAGTDVRGHVISIDADAFFEVDPAMIPAKRADVAGNAFDFRHSAPLGARLDWPHAQLARAGGFDHCYVLRDAADEPGNVQPCRRVASAYDPGSGRELVVETDQWGLQFYTGNYLQGVRGRQGVVLARHAGLCFEAGGFPDQVHMADGERTVLRPGKVYRQQTRYRVCVRG from the coding sequence ATGATCAGTACAGCGCAAATATCTACCGAAACGTGGGGCCGGCTGCCAGGCGGCGATCCGGTCAGTCTGTTTACGCTGCGCAATACGCACGGCATGAAAGTCGCCATCAGCGATCTCGGTGCGACGCTCGTGTCGTGGCACGCGCCGGACCGGGAAGGACGGCTCGGCGACATCCTGCTTGGCCACGACAGTCCCGCCGACTATCACGCGGCGACGACCTATATGGGCGCACTGATCGGCCGCTGGGCGAACCGCATTGCCGGCGCGCACTTCACGCTCGATGGGATCGACTACGCGCTCGATCGCAACGAAGGCGACAATTGCCTGCATGGCGGCGCTGCCGGGTTTCATCGCGCGCTGTGGCAAGCCGACGACGAGGACGGCACGCTCGTGATGCGGCTCGAGTCGCCGGAGGGCGATGCGGGTTTTCCGGGCAACGTGACGGTCCAGGTGCGCTATGCACTCGATGACGACGGTGCCCTGACGCTCGACTACGAAGCGCTCGCCGATGCCCCGACGCCGCTCAACCTGACGAGCCATCCTTACTTCAATCTGACGGGCCAGGCCGGGACGGACGTGCGCGGTCACGTCATCTCGATCGATGCGGACGCGTTCTTCGAAGTCGACCCGGCGATGATTCCGGCGAAGCGCGCGGACGTTGCCGGCAATGCGTTCGATTTCCGGCACAGCGCGCCGCTCGGGGCGCGGCTCGACTGGCCGCACGCGCAGCTCGCACGCGCGGGCGGCTTCGATCACTGCTATGTGCTGCGCGACGCAGCCGATGAGCCTGGAAATGTGCAGCCCTGCCGCCGCGTCGCGAGTGCCTACGATCCGGGCAGCGGGCGCGAACTGGTCGTCGAGACAGACCAGTGGGGCTTGCAGTTCTATACCGGCAATTACCTGCAGGGCGTGCGCGGTCGTCAGGGTGTCGTGCTCGCACGACATGCGGGGCTGTGCTTCGAAGCCGGCGGGTTTCCCGACCAGGTCCACATGGCCGACGGTGAGCGGACCGTGCTTCGACCTGGCAAGGTGTACCGCCAGCAGACCCGCTATCGGGTCTGCGTGCGCGGCTGA
- a CDS encoding aldo/keto reductase family oxidoreductase: MAEVTRGGTFQLGDLAVTRLGYGAMQLAGPRAFGPPKDRAAAIAVLRSVIESGITHIDTSDYYGPHVTNQLIREALHPYPDALTIVTKVGARRGSDGSWNVAISAAELESAVHDNLRHLGVDALDVVNFRVMFDVLAPAEGDIEEPLTALAQLQEKGLIRHIGLSNATARQVAQGRTITDIVCVQNRYNLAFRNDDALIDSLAEDGIAYVPFFPLGGFSPLQADALNHAADRCNATPMQVALAWLLQRSPNILLIPGTSSVEHLQQNIGSAGLHLPEDILASLDTIGSAKT, encoded by the coding sequence ATGGCTGAAGTGACGCGCGGCGGTACTTTTCAACTTGGCGATCTGGCCGTTACACGCCTCGGCTATGGCGCGATGCAACTGGCCGGCCCGCGCGCTTTCGGGCCGCCGAAAGATCGCGCCGCGGCGATTGCCGTGCTGCGTAGTGTGATTGAAAGCGGCATCACGCACATCGATACGAGCGATTACTACGGCCCTCACGTGACCAATCAGTTGATCCGCGAGGCGCTTCATCCGTATCCGGATGCGCTCACCATCGTCACGAAAGTCGGTGCTCGCCGCGGCAGCGATGGGTCATGGAACGTTGCGATATCGGCGGCCGAATTAGAATCGGCGGTGCATGACAATCTTCGTCATCTCGGAGTCGACGCGCTGGATGTCGTGAACTTTCGTGTGATGTTCGACGTACTGGCACCGGCCGAGGGTGATATCGAAGAACCTTTGACGGCACTCGCGCAGTTGCAGGAGAAAGGTCTGATCCGTCACATTGGGCTGAGCAATGCGACCGCGCGGCAGGTCGCGCAGGGACGCACGATTACCGACATTGTGTGCGTGCAGAACCGCTACAACCTGGCTTTCCGCAACGACGACGCGCTGATCGACAGTCTTGCGGAAGATGGCATTGCGTACGTGCCGTTTTTTCCGCTCGGCGGTTTCTCGCCGTTGCAGGCCGATGCGTTGAATCACGCTGCCGATCGATGCAACGCAACGCCGATGCAGGTTGCGCTGGCGTGGTTGCTACAGCGCTCGCCGAACATCCTGCTGATTCCTGGAACCTCGTCGGTCGAGCATCTGCAGCAGAACATCGGCAGCGCGGGTCTTCATTTGCCTGAGGATATCCTGGCGTCGCTGGACACGATCGGGTCCGCGAAGACGTAA
- a CDS encoding pyridoxamine 5'-phosphate oxidase family protein — MNEKPGPLSNRARVRREPERARYDRAVLDAIVDAAYFCHIAFTDQRGTHCIPTACWRQGDYLYVHGSNGSQMLKAAADGAQVCVTVTHIDGLVLARSAFNHSMNYRTAVIYGVCEQVEGEHKAESLDALVEKIARGRSHEARRANAKELAATTVLRVPLDEYSCKIRTGGPNDDEADLDRPVWAGVLPLELTPRPAEAHDARAEAPSYVTEWESGTGMPGRAG, encoded by the coding sequence GTGAACGAAAAACCAGGTCCCCTCTCGAACCGCGCTCGTGTGCGCCGCGAACCGGAACGGGCGCGCTACGATCGCGCCGTGCTCGACGCGATCGTCGATGCAGCGTACTTCTGCCACATCGCCTTCACCGATCAGCGCGGTACGCACTGCATCCCTACCGCGTGCTGGCGCCAGGGCGATTATCTGTATGTCCACGGCTCGAATGGCAGCCAGATGCTGAAAGCCGCCGCCGACGGCGCCCAGGTGTGCGTCACCGTCACGCATATCGACGGGCTGGTGCTCGCGCGGTCTGCATTCAATCACTCGATGAACTATCGGACCGCTGTTATTTACGGTGTCTGCGAACAGGTGGAAGGCGAGCACAAGGCCGAATCGCTGGATGCGCTGGTCGAGAAGATCGCCCGCGGCCGCTCGCACGAAGCGCGGCGCGCCAATGCGAAAGAGCTCGCGGCGACGACCGTGCTGCGCGTACCGCTCGACGAGTACTCGTGCAAGATCCGCACGGGTGGCCCGAATGATGACGAGGCAGACCTCGACCGGCCGGTGTGGGCAGGTGTGCTGCCGCTGGAGTTGACGCCGCGGCCCGCCGAGGCGCACGACGCACGGGCCGAGGCGCCGTCATATGTCACTGAGTGGGAGAGCGGCACGGGCATGCCGGGACGCGCTGGGTAG
- a CDS encoding alpha/beta fold hydrolase, translating to MNTRMKKWFAAACLFGGLFSVQAAHAEAQGDLKGTNVVLVHGAFADGSSWSKVIPLLEARGAHVVAVQNPLSSLADDVAATKRVIDAQTGPVVLVGHSWGGVVISQAGNDDKVKALVYVAAFAPDSGVSINDMLKGKPAPAWVSQLQKDSGGFLTLSTDAIIHQFAQDLPLPEARLVAATQGPWFSGCTDDKVTTAAWHTKPSWYVLAEQDHMIDPGLQQVMATQIGATVTRVKSSHVAMLSQPKAVAAVIAAAAKK from the coding sequence ATGAATACCCGAATGAAGAAGTGGTTTGCAGCGGCCTGCCTGTTCGGTGGCCTGTTCTCCGTGCAGGCCGCTCACGCTGAGGCGCAGGGCGATCTGAAGGGCACCAACGTCGTCCTGGTTCATGGCGCGTTCGCCGACGGCTCGAGCTGGAGCAAGGTGATTCCGCTGCTGGAAGCGCGCGGCGCACACGTGGTGGCTGTGCAGAACCCGCTGTCTTCGCTGGCCGACGACGTCGCCGCGACGAAACGCGTGATCGACGCGCAGACAGGCCCGGTGGTGCTGGTCGGCCATTCGTGGGGCGGTGTCGTCATCAGCCAGGCCGGTAACGACGACAAGGTCAAGGCACTCGTCTATGTCGCGGCCTTCGCGCCGGACAGCGGCGTGTCGATCAACGACATGCTGAAAGGCAAGCCGGCGCCGGCATGGGTGAGCCAGCTGCAGAAGGATTCCGGCGGCTTCCTGACGCTGTCCACCGACGCGATCATCCATCAGTTCGCACAGGACCTGCCGCTGCCGGAAGCGCGCCTCGTCGCGGCGACCCAGGGCCCGTGGTTCTCCGGCTGTACCGACGACAAGGTCACGACCGCCGCGTGGCACACGAAGCCGTCGTGGTACGTGCTCGCGGAGCAGGATCATATGATCGATCCGGGTCTGCAGCAGGTGATGGCGACGCAGATCGGCGCGACCGTGACGCGCGTCAAGTCGAGCCACGTCGCGATGCTGAGCCAGCCTAAAGCGGTGGCGGCGGTGATCGCTGCGGCGGCGAAGAAGTAA
- a CDS encoding HD domain-containing phosphohydrolase — MPAGGLDIRTFDAVKALAFIGDLSMGQPTDHSLRTAWLAAQIAGAASFRADICDTVREASLLRWSGCTANAAEFTNTFGDDVEGRAAMLAERPDWAELLNAQGGPAQAIAPLAQIHCEVSGEVARILGLGSETEATLRHIFETWDGNGMPNQLNGKAVPAAVFVVALAGDLEIFSRVYGLEHALVLIAHRANFRYPATLTIPVNTHAAQWLDTLAQLAPAALDAALLTPQMQHSTSPDLIADVLDLKLPWMTGYSRAVATTAAACCARLVADPEASERVYRAGLIHGIGRAAVPNAIWDTPTRLSAAQWEKVRLVPYWTSRAGKQMGTLDQATELASYAYERLDGSGYFRAVGGPALGLEARILAASAAWVALRSKRPWRDALSDVAASELLRTEAEQGRFDSDVVEALLEGEPTATQSASPRNIRYAAETTRLSSREIDVLNLISHGASNKEAARALNLSPSTVRTHVERVFRKLECTTRAAATLKASAMGLLR; from the coding sequence ATGCCGGCCGGCGGCCTGGACATTCGCACCTTCGACGCCGTCAAGGCGCTCGCCTTTATCGGCGATCTCAGCATGGGGCAACCCACCGATCACTCACTGCGCACGGCCTGGCTCGCCGCGCAGATCGCCGGCGCGGCCAGTTTCAGGGCAGACATCTGCGACACGGTGCGCGAGGCATCGCTGCTGCGCTGGTCGGGCTGCACCGCAAATGCGGCGGAATTCACTAACACGTTTGGCGACGACGTCGAGGGCCGCGCGGCGATGCTGGCCGAGCGCCCCGACTGGGCCGAACTGCTCAATGCGCAAGGCGGCCCCGCACAGGCGATTGCGCCGCTCGCCCAGATTCATTGCGAGGTATCGGGCGAAGTCGCACGCATCCTTGGTCTCGGCAGCGAGACCGAAGCGACGTTGCGGCATATCTTCGAGACGTGGGACGGCAACGGCATGCCGAACCAGTTGAACGGCAAGGCGGTACCGGCAGCGGTGTTCGTCGTGGCGCTGGCGGGCGATCTGGAAATTTTCAGCCGGGTTTATGGGCTCGAACACGCACTCGTACTGATCGCGCACCGCGCGAATTTCCGCTATCCGGCTACGCTGACGATTCCCGTCAATACGCACGCGGCACAGTGGCTCGATACGCTGGCGCAGCTCGCGCCAGCCGCGCTCGACGCCGCGCTGCTGACGCCACAGATGCAGCACAGCACGTCCCCCGACCTGATCGCCGATGTGCTCGACCTGAAACTACCGTGGATGACCGGTTATTCGCGCGCCGTCGCGACGACTGCCGCAGCCTGCTGCGCGCGTCTCGTCGCCGATCCCGAAGCGAGTGAACGTGTGTACCGGGCGGGGTTGATCCACGGGATAGGACGCGCGGCCGTGCCGAATGCGATCTGGGACACGCCGACGCGTCTTTCGGCCGCACAGTGGGAAAAGGTGCGCCTCGTGCCCTACTGGACTTCGCGCGCGGGCAAACAGATGGGCACGCTGGATCAGGCGACGGAACTGGCTTCGTATGCGTACGAACGTCTGGACGGCAGCGGCTATTTCCGCGCTGTGGGCGGCCCGGCGCTCGGTCTCGAAGCGCGCATTCTTGCTGCGTCGGCTGCGTGGGTCGCGTTACGTTCGAAGCGGCCGTGGCGCGACGCGCTCTCCGATGTCGCAGCCAGCGAACTGCTGCGTACCGAAGCCGAACAGGGACGCTTCGATAGCGATGTCGTCGAAGCGCTGCTCGAAGGTGAACCCACTGCTACACAATCGGCTTCGCCGCGCAACATACGCTACGCGGCGGAAACGACGCGTCTTTCGTCGCGCGAGATCGATGTGCTGAACCTGATCAGTCACGGCGCCAGCAACAAGGAAGCGGCACGGGCGCTCAATCTCAGCCCGAGCACCGTGCGCACGCATGTCGAGCGGGTGTTTCGCAAGCTCGAATGCACGACGCGGGCAGCGGCGACGTTGAAGGCGTCGGCGATGGGGTTGCTGCGTTAG
- a CDS encoding PA4780 family RIO1-like protein kinase, whose amino-acid sequence MKIPKRLAPLLEEGLIDEVIGQLMSGKEATVYVVRSGTSARCAKVYKDAKQRSFRQAASYREGRKVKNSREARALEKGTRYGRQVQEEQWQNAEVDALFRLANAGVRVPQPYICTDGVLLMELVVDGAGNVAPRLNDVDLTEARALELHTLLLNQVVRMLCAGMIHGDLSEYNILLAADGPVIIDLPQAVDAAGNSEAAAMLKRDVDNLATYCGRFAPQLLDTDYGTEIWALFEAGGLHVDAKLTGHVEADTRPVDLDAVLQELEDTRLDEEARLRREQELNAQR is encoded by the coding sequence ATGAAAATCCCTAAACGGCTCGCACCGCTGCTCGAAGAAGGGCTTATCGACGAAGTCATCGGCCAGTTGATGAGCGGCAAGGAAGCGACGGTGTATGTGGTGCGCAGCGGCACCTCCGCGCGTTGCGCGAAGGTCTACAAGGATGCGAAGCAGCGCAGCTTCCGCCAGGCCGCGTCGTATCGCGAAGGCCGCAAGGTCAAGAACAGCCGCGAAGCGCGCGCGCTGGAGAAGGGCACGCGCTACGGTCGTCAGGTGCAGGAAGAACAGTGGCAGAACGCGGAGGTCGATGCGCTATTCCGGCTCGCCAACGCCGGGGTGCGTGTGCCGCAACCGTATATCTGCACCGATGGCGTGCTGTTGATGGAACTGGTGGTCGACGGTGCCGGCAACGTTGCGCCGCGTCTGAACGATGTCGATCTGACCGAAGCACGCGCGCTCGAACTGCACACGCTGCTGCTCAACCAGGTCGTGCGGATGCTGTGCGCGGGCATGATCCACGGCGATCTGTCCGAATACAACATCCTGCTGGCTGCCGACGGCCCGGTGATCATCGATCTGCCGCAAGCGGTCGATGCCGCCGGTAACAGCGAAGCCGCCGCGATGCTCAAACGCGACGTCGACAACCTCGCGACATATTGCGGACGGTTCGCGCCGCAACTGCTCGATACCGATTACGGAACGGAGATCTGGGCGCTGTTCGAAGCGGGCGGCCTGCATGTCGACGCGAAGTTGACGGGACACGTCGAAGCCGACACGCGACCCGTCGATCTCGATGCGGTGTTGCAGGAGCTGGAAGACACGCGGCTCGATGAAGAGGCGCGGCTGCGGCGCGAGCAGGAGCTGAACGCGCAGCGGTAA